A single genomic interval of Aedes aegypti strain LVP_AGWG chromosome 1, AaegL5.0 Primary Assembly, whole genome shotgun sequence harbors:
- the LOC5580187 gene encoding anosmin-1 isoform X1 yields MFKMSCAIGVLKLILIQYMIGDVSSLLNAGAGSGSGAADGLGQPVANRRHTDNLLIARCRSKCTNTNDKMMCESNCIREYLEDSSYKKYGDCPKDPQNRLEAICLNTCRSTDYHCPGVQKCCPHSCGMSCQNPIGLSKVRGLPPVPVHVILRDAGRSIRMAEIQWDLAVEEEDSSATYYVVESRHHIGISFAERKLENDWQNHKATMVYEIKRTGNLKRFVGELKLKPGRWYQVRVAAVNEKGTRGYSTISKEFQLSRKPNPPQPPKNLTLGPLVPSANGLYSRKIMWSLPRSDLPVEKYKISWSLYLNASGEARAGNSSLFKETATVSAPMRHYEIKGLQPNSIYYLQIHAVSVYGKRRLKSAASSELMNTTVDPGSISKQASMDNMLMNDAASYQRRTKSGGNVSRINYKFVPRKTGLTVRLTWLDRNQSGRYRLHLCRGTRECLVKPMSASSHDVVVKQKTSYEFSSLEFDTKYTVGLRHNHRKRATGGPTNQHHHHQQKQKGLPGYDSFRTFVTPTCEDFRKKHPDSAVECSV; encoded by the exons ATGTCGTGTGCCATCGGAGTGCTGAAATTGATCCTAATCCAGTACATGATTGGTGATGTTTCGTCGCTGTTGAACGCCGGAGCAGGAAGCGGATCGGGCGCAGCGGATGGATTGGGACAGCCGGTGGCCAATCGGAGGCACACTGACAACCTGCTGATTGCTCGGTGTCGTTCCAAATGTACGAACACAAACGACAAAATGATG TGCGAAAGCAACTGCATCCGGGAATACCTGGAGGATTCATCCTACAAAAAGTACGGTGATTGTCCAAAGGACCCTCAGAATCGTCTGGAAGCGATTTGCCTCAACACCTGCCGGAGCACGGACTACCACTGCCCTGGCGTGCAGAAGTGTTGTCCCCACTCTTGCGGCATGAGCTGTCAAAATCCAATCGGCTTGAGCAAAgtgcgcggtttgccaccggtTCCGGTGCACGTGATTCTACGCGACGCTGGCCGCAGTATCCGTATGGCTGAAATTCAGTGGGACCTAGCCGTAGAGGAAGAGGACTCCAGTGCCACGTACTACGTGGTGGAATCAAGGCATCACATCGGCATTAGCTTTGCCGAGCGAAAACTGGAAAATGACTGGCAGAATCACAAGGCAACGATGGTCTATGAGATCAAGCGGACGGGTAACCTCAAAAGGTTTGTAGGGGAGTTGAAGCTGAAGCCCGGTCGATGGTACCAAGTACGGGTGGCTGCGGTCAACGAGAAGGGTACTCGCGGATATTCCACTATTTCTAAGGAGTTTCAGCTAAGTAGAA AACCTAATCCGCCACAGCCACCGAAGAATCTCACCTTGGGGCCGTTGGTGCCGAGCGCCAATGGTTTGTATAGTAGAAAAATTATGTGGTCACTTCCGCGATCGGATCTTCCGGTTGAGAAGTACAAGATTAGCTGGAGTTTATATTTGAATGCAAGCGGTGAAGCACGGGCCGGAAACTCATCTCTGTTCAAAGAAACGGCCACCGTGTCAGCG CCAATGCGACATTACGAGATCAAAGGACTGCAACCGAACAGTATTTACTATCTTCAAATTCACGCGGTCAGCGTGTACGGCAAGAGGCGGCTGAAGTCGGCCGCCAGTAGCGAGCTGATGAACACTACGGTGGACCCCGGAAGTATCAGCAAGCAAGCTAGTATGGATAACATGTTGATGAATGATGCTG CCAGCTATCAACGTCGCACAAAATCTGGCGGCAACGTATCAAGGATAAACTACAAGTTTGTTCCACGCAAAACTGGTCTCACTGTGAGACTCACATGGCTGGACCGGAACCAGAGTGGACGCTATCGGTTACACTTATGTCGTGGCACTCGGGAGTGCCTGGTCAAACCGATGAGCGCCAGCTCGCACGATGTTGTGGTGAAG CAGAAAACATCATACGAGTTTTCGAGTCTGGAATTCGATACCAAATACACGGTTGGATTGCGTCACAACCATCGAAAACGTGCCACCGGAGGGCCGACCAatcagcatcatcatcatcagcagaAACAGAAGGGCCTACCCGGCTATGATAGCTTCCGAACGTTTGTGACCCCCACTTGTGAGGACTTCCGGAAAAAACATCCTGACTCTGCGGTTGAATGTTCCGTCTAA
- the LOC5580187 gene encoding anosmin-1 isoform X2: MFKMSCAIGVLKLILIQYMIGDVSSLLNAGAGSGSGAADGLGQPVANRRHTDNLLIARCRSKCTNTNDKMMCESNCIREYLEDSSYKKYGDCPKDPQNRLEAICLNTCRSTDYHCPGVQKCCPHSCGMSCQNPIGLSKVRGLPPVPVHVILRDAGRSIRMAEIQWDLAVEEEDSSATYYVVESRHHIGISFAERKLENDWQNHKATMVYEIKRTGNLKRFVGELKLKPGRWYQVRVAAVNEKGTRGYSTISKEFQLSRKPNPPQPPKNLTLGPLVPSANGLYSRKIMWSLPRSDLPVEKYKISWSLYLNASGEARAGNSSLFKETATVSAPMRHYEIKGLQPNSIYYLQIHAVSVYGKRRLKSAASSELMNTTVDPGSISKQASMDNMLMNDAAYQRRTKSGGNVSRINYKFVPRKTGLTVRLTWLDRNQSGRYRLHLCRGTRECLVKPMSASSHDVVVKQKTSYEFSSLEFDTKYTVGLRHNHRKRATGGPTNQHHHHQQKQKGLPGYDSFRTFVTPTCEDFRKKHPDSAVECSV; encoded by the exons ATGTCGTGTGCCATCGGAGTGCTGAAATTGATCCTAATCCAGTACATGATTGGTGATGTTTCGTCGCTGTTGAACGCCGGAGCAGGAAGCGGATCGGGCGCAGCGGATGGATTGGGACAGCCGGTGGCCAATCGGAGGCACACTGACAACCTGCTGATTGCTCGGTGTCGTTCCAAATGTACGAACACAAACGACAAAATGATG TGCGAAAGCAACTGCATCCGGGAATACCTGGAGGATTCATCCTACAAAAAGTACGGTGATTGTCCAAAGGACCCTCAGAATCGTCTGGAAGCGATTTGCCTCAACACCTGCCGGAGCACGGACTACCACTGCCCTGGCGTGCAGAAGTGTTGTCCCCACTCTTGCGGCATGAGCTGTCAAAATCCAATCGGCTTGAGCAAAgtgcgcggtttgccaccggtTCCGGTGCACGTGATTCTACGCGACGCTGGCCGCAGTATCCGTATGGCTGAAATTCAGTGGGACCTAGCCGTAGAGGAAGAGGACTCCAGTGCCACGTACTACGTGGTGGAATCAAGGCATCACATCGGCATTAGCTTTGCCGAGCGAAAACTGGAAAATGACTGGCAGAATCACAAGGCAACGATGGTCTATGAGATCAAGCGGACGGGTAACCTCAAAAGGTTTGTAGGGGAGTTGAAGCTGAAGCCCGGTCGATGGTACCAAGTACGGGTGGCTGCGGTCAACGAGAAGGGTACTCGCGGATATTCCACTATTTCTAAGGAGTTTCAGCTAAGTAGAA AACCTAATCCGCCACAGCCACCGAAGAATCTCACCTTGGGGCCGTTGGTGCCGAGCGCCAATGGTTTGTATAGTAGAAAAATTATGTGGTCACTTCCGCGATCGGATCTTCCGGTTGAGAAGTACAAGATTAGCTGGAGTTTATATTTGAATGCAAGCGGTGAAGCACGGGCCGGAAACTCATCTCTGTTCAAAGAAACGGCCACCGTGTCAGCG CCAATGCGACATTACGAGATCAAAGGACTGCAACCGAACAGTATTTACTATCTTCAAATTCACGCGGTCAGCGTGTACGGCAAGAGGCGGCTGAAGTCGGCCGCCAGTAGCGAGCTGATGAACACTACGGTGGACCCCGGAAGTATCAGCAAGCAAGCTAGTATGGATAACATGTTGATGAATGATGCTGC CTATCAACGTCGCACAAAATCTGGCGGCAACGTATCAAGGATAAACTACAAGTTTGTTCCACGCAAAACTGGTCTCACTGTGAGACTCACATGGCTGGACCGGAACCAGAGTGGACGCTATCGGTTACACTTATGTCGTGGCACTCGGGAGTGCCTGGTCAAACCGATGAGCGCCAGCTCGCACGATGTTGTGGTGAAG CAGAAAACATCATACGAGTTTTCGAGTCTGGAATTCGATACCAAATACACGGTTGGATTGCGTCACAACCATCGAAAACGTGCCACCGGAGGGCCGACCAatcagcatcatcatcatcagcagaAACAGAAGGGCCTACCCGGCTATGATAGCTTCCGAACGTTTGTGACCCCCACTTGTGAGGACTTCCGGAAAAAACATCCTGACTCTGCGGTTGAATGTTCCGTCTAA
- the LOC5580187 gene encoding anosmin-1 isoform X3: MFKMSCAIGVLKLILIQYMIGDVSSLLNAGAGSGSGAADGLGQPVANRRHTDNLLIARCRSKCTNTNDKMMCESNCIREYLEDSSYKKYGDCPKDPQNRLEAICLNTCRSTDYHCPGVQKCCPHSCGMSCQNPIGLSKVRGLPPVPVHVILRDAGRSIRMAEIQWDLAVEEEDSSATYYVVESRHHIGISFAERKLENDWQNHKATMVYEIKRTGNLKRFVGELKLKPGRWYQVRVAAVNEKGTRGYSTISKEFQLSRKPNPPQPPKNLTLGPLVPSANGLYSRKIMWSLPRSDLPVEKYKISWSLYLNASGEARAGNSSLFKETATVSAPMRHYEIKGLQPNSIYYLQIHAVSVYGKRRLKSAASSELMNTTVDPGSISKQASMDNMLMNDAASYQRRTKSGGNVSRINYKFVPRKTGLTVRLTWLDRNQSGRYRLHLCRGTRECLVKPMSASSHDVVVKKTSYEFSSLEFDTKYTVGLRHNHRKRATGGPTNQHHHHQQKQKGLPGYDSFRTFVTPTCEDFRKKHPDSAVECSV, encoded by the exons ATGTCGTGTGCCATCGGAGTGCTGAAATTGATCCTAATCCAGTACATGATTGGTGATGTTTCGTCGCTGTTGAACGCCGGAGCAGGAAGCGGATCGGGCGCAGCGGATGGATTGGGACAGCCGGTGGCCAATCGGAGGCACACTGACAACCTGCTGATTGCTCGGTGTCGTTCCAAATGTACGAACACAAACGACAAAATGATG TGCGAAAGCAACTGCATCCGGGAATACCTGGAGGATTCATCCTACAAAAAGTACGGTGATTGTCCAAAGGACCCTCAGAATCGTCTGGAAGCGATTTGCCTCAACACCTGCCGGAGCACGGACTACCACTGCCCTGGCGTGCAGAAGTGTTGTCCCCACTCTTGCGGCATGAGCTGTCAAAATCCAATCGGCTTGAGCAAAgtgcgcggtttgccaccggtTCCGGTGCACGTGATTCTACGCGACGCTGGCCGCAGTATCCGTATGGCTGAAATTCAGTGGGACCTAGCCGTAGAGGAAGAGGACTCCAGTGCCACGTACTACGTGGTGGAATCAAGGCATCACATCGGCATTAGCTTTGCCGAGCGAAAACTGGAAAATGACTGGCAGAATCACAAGGCAACGATGGTCTATGAGATCAAGCGGACGGGTAACCTCAAAAGGTTTGTAGGGGAGTTGAAGCTGAAGCCCGGTCGATGGTACCAAGTACGGGTGGCTGCGGTCAACGAGAAGGGTACTCGCGGATATTCCACTATTTCTAAGGAGTTTCAGCTAAGTAGAA AACCTAATCCGCCACAGCCACCGAAGAATCTCACCTTGGGGCCGTTGGTGCCGAGCGCCAATGGTTTGTATAGTAGAAAAATTATGTGGTCACTTCCGCGATCGGATCTTCCGGTTGAGAAGTACAAGATTAGCTGGAGTTTATATTTGAATGCAAGCGGTGAAGCACGGGCCGGAAACTCATCTCTGTTCAAAGAAACGGCCACCGTGTCAGCG CCAATGCGACATTACGAGATCAAAGGACTGCAACCGAACAGTATTTACTATCTTCAAATTCACGCGGTCAGCGTGTACGGCAAGAGGCGGCTGAAGTCGGCCGCCAGTAGCGAGCTGATGAACACTACGGTGGACCCCGGAAGTATCAGCAAGCAAGCTAGTATGGATAACATGTTGATGAATGATGCTG CCAGCTATCAACGTCGCACAAAATCTGGCGGCAACGTATCAAGGATAAACTACAAGTTTGTTCCACGCAAAACTGGTCTCACTGTGAGACTCACATGGCTGGACCGGAACCAGAGTGGACGCTATCGGTTACACTTATGTCGTGGCACTCGGGAGTGCCTGGTCAAACCGATGAGCGCCAGCTCGCACGATGTTGTGGTGAAG AAAACATCATACGAGTTTTCGAGTCTGGAATTCGATACCAAATACACGGTTGGATTGCGTCACAACCATCGAAAACGTGCCACCGGAGGGCCGACCAatcagcatcatcatcatcagcagaAACAGAAGGGCCTACCCGGCTATGATAGCTTCCGAACGTTTGTGACCCCCACTTGTGAGGACTTCCGGAAAAAACATCCTGACTCTGCGGTTGAATGTTCCGTCTAA
- the LOC5580187 gene encoding anosmin-1 isoform X4: MFKMSCAIGVLKLILIQYMIGDVSSLLNAGAGSGSGAADGLGQPVANRRHTDNLLIARCRSKCTNTNDKMMCESNCIREYLEDSSYKKYGDCPKDPQNRLEAICLNTCRSTDYHCPGVQKCCPHSCGMSCQNPIGLSKVRGLPPVPVHVILRDAGRSIRMAEIQWDLAVEEEDSSATYYVVESRHHIGISFAERKLENDWQNHKATMVYEIKRTGNLKRFVGELKLKPGRWYQVRVAAVNEKGTRGYSTISKEFQLSRKPNPPQPPKNLTLGPLVPSANGLYSRKIMWSLPRSDLPVEKYKISWSLYLNASGEARAGNSSLFKETATVSAPMRHYEIKGLQPNSIYYLQIHAVSVYGKRRLKSAASSELMNTTVDPGSISKQASMDNMLMNDAAYQRRTKSGGNVSRINYKFVPRKTGLTVRLTWLDRNQSGRYRLHLCRGTRECLVKPMSASSHDVVVKKTSYEFSSLEFDTKYTVGLRHNHRKRATGGPTNQHHHHQQKQKGLPGYDSFRTFVTPTCEDFRKKHPDSAVECSV; the protein is encoded by the exons ATGTCGTGTGCCATCGGAGTGCTGAAATTGATCCTAATCCAGTACATGATTGGTGATGTTTCGTCGCTGTTGAACGCCGGAGCAGGAAGCGGATCGGGCGCAGCGGATGGATTGGGACAGCCGGTGGCCAATCGGAGGCACACTGACAACCTGCTGATTGCTCGGTGTCGTTCCAAATGTACGAACACAAACGACAAAATGATG TGCGAAAGCAACTGCATCCGGGAATACCTGGAGGATTCATCCTACAAAAAGTACGGTGATTGTCCAAAGGACCCTCAGAATCGTCTGGAAGCGATTTGCCTCAACACCTGCCGGAGCACGGACTACCACTGCCCTGGCGTGCAGAAGTGTTGTCCCCACTCTTGCGGCATGAGCTGTCAAAATCCAATCGGCTTGAGCAAAgtgcgcggtttgccaccggtTCCGGTGCACGTGATTCTACGCGACGCTGGCCGCAGTATCCGTATGGCTGAAATTCAGTGGGACCTAGCCGTAGAGGAAGAGGACTCCAGTGCCACGTACTACGTGGTGGAATCAAGGCATCACATCGGCATTAGCTTTGCCGAGCGAAAACTGGAAAATGACTGGCAGAATCACAAGGCAACGATGGTCTATGAGATCAAGCGGACGGGTAACCTCAAAAGGTTTGTAGGGGAGTTGAAGCTGAAGCCCGGTCGATGGTACCAAGTACGGGTGGCTGCGGTCAACGAGAAGGGTACTCGCGGATATTCCACTATTTCTAAGGAGTTTCAGCTAAGTAGAA AACCTAATCCGCCACAGCCACCGAAGAATCTCACCTTGGGGCCGTTGGTGCCGAGCGCCAATGGTTTGTATAGTAGAAAAATTATGTGGTCACTTCCGCGATCGGATCTTCCGGTTGAGAAGTACAAGATTAGCTGGAGTTTATATTTGAATGCAAGCGGTGAAGCACGGGCCGGAAACTCATCTCTGTTCAAAGAAACGGCCACCGTGTCAGCG CCAATGCGACATTACGAGATCAAAGGACTGCAACCGAACAGTATTTACTATCTTCAAATTCACGCGGTCAGCGTGTACGGCAAGAGGCGGCTGAAGTCGGCCGCCAGTAGCGAGCTGATGAACACTACGGTGGACCCCGGAAGTATCAGCAAGCAAGCTAGTATGGATAACATGTTGATGAATGATGCTGC CTATCAACGTCGCACAAAATCTGGCGGCAACGTATCAAGGATAAACTACAAGTTTGTTCCACGCAAAACTGGTCTCACTGTGAGACTCACATGGCTGGACCGGAACCAGAGTGGACGCTATCGGTTACACTTATGTCGTGGCACTCGGGAGTGCCTGGTCAAACCGATGAGCGCCAGCTCGCACGATGTTGTGGTGAAG AAAACATCATACGAGTTTTCGAGTCTGGAATTCGATACCAAATACACGGTTGGATTGCGTCACAACCATCGAAAACGTGCCACCGGAGGGCCGACCAatcagcatcatcatcatcagcagaAACAGAAGGGCCTACCCGGCTATGATAGCTTCCGAACGTTTGTGACCCCCACTTGTGAGGACTTCCGGAAAAAACATCCTGACTCTGCGGTTGAATGTTCCGTCTAA